A stretch of the Pseudalkalibacillus hwajinpoensis genome encodes the following:
- a CDS encoding carboxymuconolactone decarboxylase family protein, with amino-acid sequence MPWIKPAKQSDLKDLEIYKDLEHPVPVFNRLIAKSPDVFSAFMPLAAAVKAGVLNEFETEAVVVFVSHLNGCEFCYTGHGNLLKEISGDESILEELERYASSSAFDSHLKSILSYAEKLVTNPKSLEKADLEKLKEHGYSEKEIVEINQLIAYTSYTNQTSIGLGL; translated from the coding sequence ATGCCATGGATTAAACCAGCTAAACAGTCAGATCTAAAGGATCTTGAAATCTATAAAGATCTTGAACATCCTGTTCCTGTTTTTAATCGACTTATTGCGAAAAGTCCTGACGTTTTTTCAGCGTTTATGCCTTTAGCAGCAGCTGTTAAAGCAGGTGTGTTGAATGAATTTGAAACGGAAGCAGTTGTCGTATTTGTGTCTCATTTGAATGGTTGTGAGTTTTGCTATACGGGGCATGGAAATTTATTAAAAGAAATCAGTGGAGATGAGTCTATACTTGAGGAGCTTGAAAGATATGCAAGCTCAAGTGCTTTTGACAGTCATTTAAAAAGTATACTAAGCTATGCCGAGAAACTTGTTACGAACCCGAAGAGTCTAGAGAAAGCGGATCTTGAGAAATTAAAAGAACATGGATACAGTGAAAAAGAAATCGTTGAGATTAATCAACTTATTGCATATACGTCTTATACTAATCAGACTTCGATTGGTCTTGGGTTATAA
- a CDS encoding N-acetylmuramoyl-L-alanine amidase — protein MRSKILTFIMAVLLIFTGMSFPEKTSASGEIERISGANRIDTALEVSKKVSPGKLATAEKAVILTRSDMPFDALASSGLAGVKQAPILLTASSRLDAKVSKELDRLGAKKIYILGGTTAISQGIEDELKKTYTVARVEGSTRYETANAINKASGLDQSSTAIVVNGNQVADSLSASSVAAMKNYPIYLTTETKAPSLPSSIKTVYVIGGNAVLSDAVITKLEQQGKKVIRLAGDDRFLTNIAVNKAFFSSNSSYILARGISVQQDKEDYPDAVAAAPLAEKFNAPVVLAHNARPIPDVQTYLYQNASSLMVLGGEAAIPSSIVDSYKMKDKVEEVVLETGIVTASSLNVRTSPEMNGTRIGALPRNAEVDIYGYSGDWAKIKYQGQVAYVHSGYLILKSSNLLNNLTIVVDAGHGDHDPGASNGKLLEKDINLDVALYLEKKLKSAGANVVMTRRDDSFLELRERSNIANNLNADAFISVHTNAASEAAHGIETYWYDKYSSAESKALAESIQKRLIEVTEASNRGVKNQSFSVIRESRMASVLVEVGFLTNNEEYKLLLTQSYREELADGIYQGVLDYYKTN, from the coding sequence GTGCGGAGTAAAATTCTTACGTTTATTATGGCCGTTCTTTTAATTTTTACAGGAATGAGTTTTCCAGAAAAAACATCTGCAAGTGGTGAAATTGAACGTATTAGTGGTGCAAACAGAATTGATACAGCTCTTGAAGTTTCTAAGAAGGTATCACCAGGTAAGCTTGCAACAGCTGAAAAGGCGGTTATCCTTACCCGATCAGATATGCCATTCGATGCTTTAGCAAGTTCAGGACTTGCGGGAGTAAAACAAGCACCAATTTTATTAACAGCCTCATCTAGACTTGATGCCAAAGTGTCAAAAGAACTCGACCGTCTTGGCGCGAAAAAGATTTATATCCTTGGTGGAACAACTGCCATCAGTCAAGGGATTGAAGATGAGTTAAAAAAGACATATACAGTAGCAAGAGTTGAAGGATCCACTCGTTACGAGACGGCCAACGCTATTAATAAAGCATCAGGGCTAGATCAGTCATCTACCGCTATTGTGGTAAATGGAAATCAAGTAGCAGACTCCCTTTCAGCATCAAGCGTAGCTGCTATGAAAAACTATCCAATCTATTTAACAACTGAGACAAAAGCTCCATCGCTTCCTTCAAGTATTAAGACTGTTTACGTAATCGGAGGAAATGCCGTTCTCTCAGACGCTGTCATTACTAAATTAGAACAGCAGGGCAAGAAGGTTATTCGTCTTGCTGGTGACGATCGTTTCCTAACAAACATTGCAGTCAATAAAGCCTTTTTCTCATCAAACTCTTCTTATATTTTAGCTAGAGGAATTTCGGTTCAACAAGATAAAGAAGATTATCCTGATGCTGTAGCTGCAGCACCCTTAGCAGAGAAATTTAACGCACCAGTTGTGTTAGCTCATAATGCGAGACCAATTCCAGACGTTCAAACTTATCTCTATCAAAACGCTTCTTCCTTGATGGTACTGGGTGGAGAAGCAGCTATTCCTTCTAGTATCGTAGATTCTTATAAAATGAAAGACAAAGTTGAAGAAGTTGTTTTAGAAACTGGAATTGTTACAGCTTCAAGCTTGAATGTTCGAACTTCACCAGAAATGAACGGAACAAGAATCGGTGCATTGCCTCGTAACGCTGAAGTTGATATTTATGGGTATTCAGGCGATTGGGCTAAAATTAAGTATCAGGGACAAGTAGCTTACGTGCACAGTGGTTACTTAATCCTTAAAAGCAGTAATCTTTTAAACAACTTAACGATCGTAGTCGATGCAGGACATGGAGATCATGATCCAGGTGCAAGTAATGGAAAACTTCTTGAAAAAGACATCAATCTGGATGTAGCTCTTTATTTAGAGAAGAAACTTAAGTCAGCTGGAGCTAACGTTGTCATGACGCGAAGAGATGATTCGTTCTTAGAACTGAGAGAACGTTCGAATATCGCTAATAACTTGAATGCCGACGCGTTTATTAGCGTGCATACTAATGCAGCAAGTGAAGCTGCTCACGGAATTGAAACATATTGGTACGATAAATATAGCTCTGCAGAAAGTAAAGCTCTTGCAGAAAGCATTCAAAAACGATTAATTGAAGTAACGGAGGCAAGCAATCGTGGTGTTAAGAACCAGAGTTTCTCTGTTATTCGAGAGTCAAGAATGGCAAGTGTTCTTGTTGAAGTTGGGTTCTTAACAAATAATGAAGAGTACAAGCTTCTTCTTACACAGTCTTATCGTGAAGAGCTTGCTGATGGCATCTATCAAGGCGTTTTAGATTACTATAAAACAAATTAA
- the abc-f gene encoding ribosomal protection-like ABC-F family protein, protein MNVISIRGLKKSFNENLLFNQVNLDIHKGERIGIVGPNGAGKTTLARIIVKEIEPDDGGITLKGDIGYLKQSVDQTGMVEQYGLEVDSSDFKREKELGLRPIPTNEGAEHLSGGEKLKLVLTKIWSTHPDLLILDEPTNHLDGKGVSWLIRELHSFKGAVLVISHDRYFLDQTVGRILEVEGGNISDYQGNYTAYRAEKQRRYEDQLHHYGAQQKEIKRIEGQLAGLTNWSEKAHGESTKQEGYKEHYRMKAKKMDRQVKSKQKRLEKELQKNKVEEPDQEKEVRFQFQANDTRGKRVLEASNVGKRFEDRWLFQKSSFYMKSGERVGIVGENGCGKTTLLRMLLGMEALSEGELWSSPTLQIGYLSQDVHDLPEEKTPLEVLNVATKEEIFRAKSIFASMGMGRDRINAAINQLSLGERTKLKLTRMLMNKYDLLILDEPTNHLDLPSREQLEDTLQEFTGTLLIVSHDVYFMEKMCDQLLVFENQQIKRVERNLAEYRKRVQEKSSSVSSKKEEEQKMLLDNEISALISKISLLLPGDPEIAEIDQKLAILLEKKRSL, encoded by the coding sequence GTGAACGTTATTTCGATAAGAGGATTGAAAAAAAGCTTTAATGAGAACTTGTTATTTAATCAAGTGAACCTTGATATTCATAAGGGAGAGCGCATTGGAATTGTTGGACCGAACGGTGCTGGTAAAACAACTTTAGCAAGAATAATCGTAAAAGAGATCGAGCCAGATGATGGGGGAATTACTCTCAAAGGTGATATCGGTTATCTGAAGCAGTCGGTTGACCAGACAGGGATGGTTGAGCAATATGGGCTGGAAGTCGATTCTTCTGACTTTAAAAGGGAAAAGGAGTTAGGATTACGCCCTATTCCAACTAATGAAGGAGCGGAACATTTAAGCGGTGGGGAAAAGTTAAAACTAGTGCTCACAAAGATTTGGTCTACTCATCCGGATTTATTAATACTAGATGAACCAACAAACCACCTAGATGGAAAAGGCGTAAGTTGGTTAATTCGAGAGCTCCACTCTTTTAAGGGAGCTGTTCTTGTTATATCTCATGATCGTTATTTTCTCGATCAAACGGTTGGCAGAATCCTTGAAGTTGAAGGTGGTAACATAAGCGACTATCAAGGAAATTACACGGCATATCGAGCCGAAAAGCAAAGAAGATACGAAGACCAGCTCCATCATTATGGAGCGCAACAAAAAGAAATAAAGCGAATAGAAGGTCAGCTTGCAGGATTAACGAATTGGTCTGAAAAAGCACACGGTGAGTCAACAAAACAGGAAGGGTATAAGGAACATTACCGCATGAAAGCAAAGAAAATGGATCGTCAGGTGAAGTCGAAACAGAAGAGACTTGAGAAGGAACTGCAGAAAAATAAAGTGGAAGAACCTGATCAGGAGAAAGAAGTACGCTTTCAATTTCAGGCGAATGATACACGTGGTAAACGCGTATTAGAAGCGTCTAATGTCGGAAAACGTTTTGAAGATCGATGGTTATTTCAAAAAAGTTCTTTCTACATGAAGTCTGGGGAACGAGTGGGGATTGTTGGTGAAAATGGTTGTGGGAAAACCACCTTATTGCGAATGCTGCTTGGAATGGAGGCGCTTAGCGAGGGAGAACTGTGGAGTAGTCCAACGCTTCAGATTGGCTATCTGTCACAGGATGTGCATGATCTTCCTGAAGAAAAAACTCCGCTTGAAGTTTTAAACGTAGCAACTAAGGAAGAGATCTTTCGGGCAAAATCGATTTTTGCTTCGATGGGAATGGGAAGAGATCGAATCAATGCCGCCATTAATCAACTCAGTCTTGGAGAGAGAACAAAACTGAAACTGACGCGTATGTTGATGAACAAATATGATCTTCTGATACTCGATGAGCCTACAAACCATTTAGATTTGCCTTCACGAGAGCAATTGGAAGATACACTGCAAGAGTTTACGGGAACTCTTCTCATTGTTTCGCATGATGTTTATTTTATGGAGAAAATGTGTGATCAGCTTCTTGTATTTGAGAATCAACAGATTAAAAGGGTTGAGAGGAATTTAGCGGAATATCGAAAAAGAGTGCAAGAAAAAAGCTCTTCTGTTTCTTCAAAAAAGGAAGAAGAACAAAAGATGCTTCTTGATAACGAAATATCTGCGCTGATTAGTAAGATTAGTCTTTTATTACCTGGTGATCCTGAAATAGCTGAGATTGATCAAAAACTGGCCATTTTACTTGAGAAGAAAAGGTCTCTTTAG
- a CDS encoding MOSC domain-containing protein, producing the protein MIIQIGTISEMMRHPVKSMTGERVTQTMVMNYGLYGDRSHVILDEKESFFTITQFPPLVRYQASFSAPESLDAYPEPVITTPGGETYKWSDSTWLREIEEESSKQLTKKVYHPENVPIGPIEEEHLLIVTDASLDALSASWGKKTDERRFRPNLKISLLEKTPFVEETWEGKVLQIGKEVMIEIVKPCERCMIITIDPETGGKHPDLLKKVAKEHRNLFGMYAKVIQTGKINANDEVWIVDQKEG; encoded by the coding sequence ATGATCATTCAAATTGGAACAATTAGTGAGATGATGCGTCATCCTGTGAAGTCGATGACAGGAGAACGCGTTACTCAGACAATGGTGATGAACTATGGCCTTTATGGCGATCGAAGTCATGTGATTTTAGATGAGAAAGAATCGTTTTTTACGATTACACAATTTCCACCACTCGTGCGTTATCAAGCATCGTTCAGTGCACCGGAATCACTTGATGCTTATCCTGAACCAGTCATCACGACACCAGGAGGAGAAACGTATAAGTGGTCTGATTCGACCTGGCTACGTGAAATAGAAGAAGAATCTTCAAAGCAGCTAACGAAAAAAGTTTATCATCCGGAAAATGTTCCAATAGGACCGATTGAAGAAGAGCATCTTTTAATTGTGACGGATGCTTCTCTTGATGCGTTATCAGCATCCTGGGGTAAAAAAACAGATGAAAGACGCTTTCGACCAAACCTTAAAATTTCTTTGTTGGAGAAAACGCCATTTGTAGAAGAAACGTGGGAAGGAAAAGTTCTACAAATCGGAAAAGAAGTGATGATTGAAATCGTAAAACCTTGTGAGCGATGTATGATTATCACCATTGATCCTGAGACTGGAGGAAAACATCCGGACCTCTTGAAGAAGGTTGCAAAAGAACATCGGAATTTATTTGGAATGTATGCGAAAGTGATTCAAACGGGAAAAATTAATGCGAATGATGAAGTGTGGATAGTCGATCAGAAAGAAGGATAA
- a CDS encoding M3 family oligoendopeptidase: MSTFYVEKYDFKNPSILEEEFKSLLNQSIHSADELEKWVMSLSSLMDGVAEGLAGHYIDFQCHSSSEEAKKTIEHDQEYIEPMVKRYEGLFDEKFQESPYKSQLNQEYYKQFLLRKENAMTLFNEENINLEVEEDRIVNRYFEHTGSLSFHWDGEEKTLSEMFLMMQDGDREVRKSAMEEIFTTLLTKKDDLQEIMDELIQLRQKKAENVNLDNYRDYMFKKYERFDYTPEDCKSLAEAVRKHVVPLKEKLQKKHQQELGIEEYKPWDTRAVPKDKQPLRPFNKIEELIKGTSDIFDKLSPRFSYLLNEMNEKGALDLESRKGKAQGGFCEYLPVSELSFIFMNSTKSQDDFITLLHEMGHCIHNDFKRNQMLSAYQDTPMESAELASMSMELLTMDYWNLMYQDEKELLRAKKDQLEGLILFLPSGIVVDQFQHWMYENPNHTSKERSEKYMELSRTYDSSYVDWTGQEEWIQNNWQLILHIFEVPFYYIEYVIAQLGAIQMYRQYRENPEQALENYNRALSLGSSVSLSEVYEAAGIHFDFSETMIKGLMDFISTELDALS; this comes from the coding sequence ATGAGTACGTTTTATGTTGAAAAGTATGATTTTAAAAATCCTTCTATTCTTGAAGAAGAGTTTAAATCGCTCCTCAATCAGTCGATTCATTCTGCTGATGAATTAGAAAAATGGGTGATGAGCTTATCTTCATTAATGGATGGTGTGGCAGAAGGACTTGCCGGACACTATATTGATTTCCAGTGCCATAGCAGCAGTGAAGAAGCAAAAAAGACAATAGAGCACGATCAAGAATACATAGAACCTATGGTAAAGCGATATGAGGGGCTTTTTGATGAAAAGTTTCAGGAGTCCCCTTACAAATCGCAGCTGAACCAAGAGTATTATAAACAATTTCTTCTTCGGAAAGAAAATGCAATGACGCTTTTTAATGAGGAAAATATTAACTTAGAAGTTGAAGAAGATCGCATCGTTAATCGTTATTTTGAGCATACAGGTAGTCTCTCATTTCATTGGGATGGCGAAGAAAAAACACTTAGTGAAATGTTTTTAATGATGCAGGATGGGGATCGGGAAGTTCGCAAAAGCGCTATGGAAGAAATCTTCACGACGCTCTTAACGAAAAAAGACGACTTACAGGAAATTATGGACGAGCTGATTCAGCTCCGTCAGAAAAAAGCTGAGAATGTGAATCTCGATAATTACAGAGATTATATGTTTAAGAAATACGAGCGGTTCGATTACACACCAGAGGATTGTAAATCTCTAGCTGAGGCAGTTCGAAAGCACGTTGTTCCTCTAAAAGAAAAGCTGCAGAAAAAGCATCAGCAAGAGCTTGGTATTGAAGAGTATAAACCATGGGATACGAGGGCTGTTCCGAAAGATAAGCAGCCGCTTCGTCCATTTAATAAAATCGAAGAGCTAATCAAAGGCACATCTGATATTTTCGATAAGCTTTCTCCGCGCTTCTCTTATCTTTTAAACGAGATGAATGAAAAAGGTGCACTTGATCTCGAAAGTCGGAAAGGAAAGGCGCAGGGAGGTTTTTGTGAGTATCTTCCGGTTTCTGAGCTTTCCTTTATCTTTATGAATAGTACAAAGTCACAGGATGATTTTATTACGCTTCTTCATGAGATGGGTCACTGCATTCATAATGATTTTAAGCGTAATCAAATGCTATCAGCTTATCAAGATACGCCTATGGAGTCAGCTGAGCTAGCAAGCATGTCGATGGAACTCTTAACGATGGACTACTGGAATCTGATGTATCAGGATGAAAAGGAATTGCTAAGAGCTAAGAAAGATCAGCTTGAAGGGTTAATCCTCTTCCTTCCTAGTGGTATCGTGGTGGATCAGTTTCAGCACTGGATGTATGAGAACCCAAATCATACGAGCAAAGAACGTAGCGAGAAATATATGGAGCTATCGCGCACATATGATTCCTCCTATGTAGATTGGACAGGGCAGGAAGAATGGATTCAGAATAACTGGCAGTTGATTCTGCATATTTTTGAAGTGCCGTTCTACTATATTGAATATGTTATTGCCCAACTTGGTGCGATCCAAATGTATCGCCAGTATAGAGAAAATCCAGAACAGGCTCTAGAGAATTACAACCGTGCCTTATCACTCGGAAGCTCTGTGTCGTTATCCGAAGTGTATGAAGCGGCAGGTATCCATTTTGATTTCTCTGAAACGATGATCAAAGGATTGATGGATTTTATTTCAACTGAATTAGATGCACTATCGTAA
- a CDS encoding NUDIX domain-containing protein, whose product MTTIKATLLSMVILHNREKDEILLLNRPPEAGFPGYIGPGGKIELSESFAEGAARELYEETGFIVHPCDLTYKGVDEFIIPDEEFRYIVFNYVATSYSGSKHPDPPEGELMWVKRNLVHTLPMQDWFKQRLPKFFEEGTFEVSVEYERGSEIPVKETRRTLG is encoded by the coding sequence ATGACAACGATAAAAGCTACTTTACTATCCATGGTTATTTTACATAATAGAGAAAAAGATGAAATTCTCTTACTTAATCGACCTCCTGAAGCAGGGTTTCCTGGCTATATCGGTCCAGGCGGGAAGATTGAACTCTCAGAAAGCTTTGCCGAAGGTGCTGCAAGAGAACTTTATGAAGAAACGGGATTTATTGTTCATCCTTGCGATCTTACATATAAGGGAGTCGATGAATTTATTATTCCAGATGAAGAGTTTCGGTACATCGTGTTTAATTATGTAGCTACTTCCTACTCTGGTAGTAAGCACCCCGATCCACCAGAAGGTGAATTAATGTGGGTGAAGAGAAATTTAGTTCATACGCTTCCTATGCAAGATTGGTTTAAGCAGAGACTGCCAAAGTTCTTTGAGGAGGGAACGTTTGAAGTTTCTGTAGAATACGAGAGAGGAAGCGAGATTCCAGTTAAGGAGACGAGAAGAACGCTCGGATGA
- a CDS encoding GNAT family N-acetyltransferase has translation MIQRRDGSRGFIRKKVVEYNKQKLSSAVKTPLEEIAFVIEEEDEVVGGISATLFWQHLHIDFLWVTDEKRGNGVGRKLLQQVERLAEEKECRLILLDTFSFQAPGFYLKEGYEICGKVENHPQGHTQYFLQKKLS, from the coding sequence ATGATACAAAGAAGAGATGGGTCACGAGGTTTCATTCGAAAGAAAGTTGTTGAATATAACAAACAGAAGCTTTCATCTGCAGTTAAAACCCCGCTTGAAGAAATCGCATTCGTCATAGAAGAAGAGGATGAAGTGGTTGGCGGGATTTCCGCAACATTGTTCTGGCAGCACCTTCATATCGATTTTCTTTGGGTGACAGATGAGAAGAGAGGGAACGGTGTTGGAAGGAAACTTCTCCAACAAGTTGAAAGACTTGCAGAGGAAAAGGAATGTCGACTTATATTGCTTGATACATTCAGTTTTCAAGCACCTGGATTTTATCTAAAGGAAGGGTATGAAATTTGTGGTAAAGTAGAAAATCATCCTCAAGGTCATACCCAATATTTCTTGCAAAAAAAACTTAGCTAG
- a CDS encoding DedA family protein: protein METLIHQCLEWLLQLGYPGIALALMIEIIPSELVLAYGGYMVSEGTIRFTGAVIAGTIGGTVAQLFLYWLGRFGGRSFLERYGKFLFISQKHLAIAETWFDRNGVSVIFTARFIPVVRHAISIPAGIAKMSIVRFTFYTILAMIPWSILFLYIGIQLGDNWSQIHSAARIYTLPVSLGAGFFLICYIFLLIMKRRLIR, encoded by the coding sequence ATAGAAACCCTTATTCATCAATGTTTAGAGTGGCTGCTACAGCTCGGTTACCCTGGCATCGCCCTTGCTCTAATGATTGAAATCATTCCGAGTGAACTCGTACTCGCTTATGGAGGATATATGGTATCTGAAGGAACGATTCGTTTTACTGGTGCTGTTATTGCTGGAACGATCGGTGGCACAGTCGCTCAGCTCTTTTTATACTGGCTCGGCCGTTTTGGTGGACGTTCGTTCTTAGAACGCTATGGAAAATTCCTGTTTATTTCTCAAAAGCATCTTGCCATTGCTGAAACCTGGTTCGATCGGAATGGCGTGAGCGTCATCTTTACAGCTCGTTTTATTCCTGTCGTTCGTCACGCGATCTCTATTCCAGCAGGTATTGCTAAAATGTCGATCGTGCGATTTACCTTCTATACGATCCTGGCTATGATTCCGTGGTCCATTCTCTTCCTATATATTGGAATACAGCTCGGTGACAACTGGTCCCAGATTCATTCTGCTGCAAGAATTTATACGTTACCAGTTAGTCTCGGAGCAGGATTCTTTCTTATCTGTTACATCTTTCTACTTATTATGAAGAGGCGACTCATTCGCTAA